In Notamacropus eugenii isolate mMacEug1 chromosome 1, mMacEug1.pri_v2, whole genome shotgun sequence, one genomic interval encodes:
- the DDIT4 gene encoding DNA damage-inducible transcript 4 protein, producing the protein MPGLWDRLSSSRPSTPDQPPQRSAWAAAARGEGLGRCASLESSDCESLDSSNSGYGPEEDTEYMDEVSPDFDLLSDPEDEHLCTSLMQLLQETLAQAKLGSKRPARLLMPSQLVAQVGKELMRLAYSEPCGLRGALLDVCVEQGKSCHSVEQLAVDPSLVPTFQLTLVLRLDSRLWPKIQGLFSAGPSSFAPGFSQSLTLSTGFRVIKKKLYSSEQLLIEEC; encoded by the exons ATGCCAGGGCTGTGGGATCGCTTGTCCTCCTCGCGGCCATCCACCCCGGACCAGCCGCCGCAGCGCTCGGCCTGGGCAGCTGCGGCCCGAGGAGAGGGGCTCGGCCGCTGCGCGAGTCTGGAAAGCTCCGACTGCGAGTCGTTGGACAGCAGCAACAGTGGCTACGGCCCCGAGGAGG ATACAGAGTACATGGATGAGGTGTCGCCCGATTTCGACCTGCTCAGCGACCCGGAGGATGAGCACCTCTGTACCAGTCTGATGCAGCTCCTCCAAGAGACCCTGGCCCAAGCCAAGCTGGGCAGCAAGCGCCCAGCCCGCCTCCTGATGCCCAGTCAGCTGGTGGCCCAGGTGGGCAAGGAGCTGATGCGCTTGGCCTACAGCGAGCCCTGCGGCCTCCGGGGTGCCCTGCTTGATGTCTGCGTGGAGCAGGGCAAGAGCTGCCACAGTGTGGAGCAGCTAGCCGTGGACCCCAGCCTGGTGCCCACCTTCCAGCTGACCCTGGTGCTGAGATTGGATTCTCGCCTCTGGCCCAAGATCCAGGGACTCTTCAGCGCGGGGCCGTCATCCTTCGCTCCTGGCTTCAGCCAGTCTCTAACTCTGAGCACTGGCTTCCGGGTCATTAAGAAGAAACTGTACAGTTCGGAGCAGCTCCTCATTGAAGAGTGTTGA